One region of Rhodospirillales bacterium genomic DNA includes:
- the mraZ gene encoding division/cell wall cluster transcriptional repressor MraZ has product MALFLSTFINKVDQKGRISVPAPYRAALKGQSFKGVVAFRSYRAAVIEACAMDRMEQLSQSVDLLEQFSEEQDDLASTIFADSHQIPIDGDGRIVLPPQLIEHAGIKNQAAFVGRGATFQIWEPKAFEDHQNEARVRARERRATLALAPRDTSRDTSRDKDR; this is encoded by the coding sequence ATGGCATTGTTCCTGTCCACGTTTATCAACAAGGTGGACCAAAAAGGGCGGATTTCCGTCCCCGCACCATACAGGGCGGCCCTTAAGGGGCAATCCTTCAAGGGTGTTGTTGCCTTCCGTTCCTACCGCGCGGCCGTCATTGAAGCCTGCGCAATGGACCGCATGGAACAATTATCCCAAAGCGTTGACCTGCTGGAACAGTTCTCCGAAGAACAAGACGACCTTGCCTCTACCATTTTTGCCGATTCCCATCAGATCCCGATTGATGGGGATGGGCGCATCGTTTTGCCCCCCCAACTCATTGAACACGCAGGCATCAAAAACCAGGCCGCTTTCGTTGGCCGGGGCGCGACGTTTCAAATTTGGGAACCAAAAGCATTTGAAGACCATCAGAACGAAGCCCGGGTCCGGGCTCGGGAGAGACGCGCAACCCTGGCGCTTGCCCCCCGAGACACATCGCGCGACACATCTCGCGATAAGGATCGATGA
- a CDS encoding N-acetylmuramoyl-L-alanine amidase, which produces MIQQSSANFDARATGAKIDMLVLHYTGMESAEAASHRLCDPAAKVSAHYMIDEQGQIFALVDEDNRAWHAGLAQWEEKTDINSCSIAIELVNPGHEFGYRDFPEPQMNALISLAHVILARHPIAAHRVLGHSDIAPLRKTDPGERFDWQALAAEGIGIFPPKSLIQNMVSPNNSPLDHDVLRHEMENFGYFIENGQENAVISAFHRHFRPELLNKSPDSTDLAILNWLNAVKT; this is translated from the coding sequence ATGATCCAACAATCTTCTGCCAATTTTGATGCCCGCGCGACCGGTGCCAAAATCGACATGCTGGTCCTGCATTACACCGGCATGGAAAGTGCTGAAGCCGCATCCCATCGTCTGTGCGACCCGGCAGCCAAAGTCAGCGCACATTATATGATCGATGAACAAGGCCAAATTTTTGCCCTGGTCGATGAAGACAATCGCGCATGGCATGCCGGACTTGCCCAGTGGGAAGAAAAAACGGATATCAATTCCTGTTCTATTGCTATTGAGCTGGTTAACCCCGGCCATGAATTTGGATACCGGGATTTCCCAGAACCCCAAATGAATGCCCTGATCTCTCTTGCCCATGTCATTCTGGCGCGCCACCCAATTGCTGCGCACCGCGTTCTTGGACATTCCGACATTGCACCGCTTCGCAAGACCGACCCCGGCGAACGCTTTGACTGGCAAGCCCTGGCAGCCGAAGGCATTGGCATTTTCCCGCCAAAATCACTTATCCAGAATATGGTTTCCCCCAATAATTCACCCTTGGATCATGATGTTTTACGCCATGAGATGGAAAATTTTGGCTATTTCATCGAAAATGGGCAGGAAAATGCCGTGATTTCCGCCTTTCACAGACATTTTCGCCCTGAATTGCTGAATAAATCGCCCGACAGCACTGATTTGGCCATCCTTAACTGGCTAAATGCCGTCAAAACCTGA
- a CDS encoding response regulator: MLEAIFDNMAQGVAVYDANNKLTAFNNQFPKIFGIPEKLMCVGMDREEILTYRTTHGLSNRENPQTQLTDRNHRIQEYSLADGTTYIYERIPTNDGGNILTATDITELKATEERLNQAQKMEVVGQLTGGIAHDFNNILAIIVGNLELCQEIMLADPKSTVIPDRMEAIAQASKRGAELTQRLLAFSRRQSLQPQTINIGQSIADMADLIRRTLGETIDVRISAVPDLSDCTIDPGQFENALLNLAINARDAMGDGGTLTITTSNTYLHATDGDDMEESPPGDYVMVRIADTGSGIPPDIIEHVIEPFFTTKEVGKGSGLGLSMVYGFIRQSYGRMTLESPPGKGTIITIYLPSMNEQPIEAEAAKSMPAIPTSRGESILVVEDDPHVQQMTINMLESLGYKTTTANDGLEAIKCLETGPAPDLLFTDVVLPKGINGIEVAKHARRLLPEIKVLYTSGYPEGMNPVEDTVQPGITLLPKPYLRQDLAKTLRTLLD; the protein is encoded by the coding sequence ATGCTGGAAGCCATCTTCGACAATATGGCCCAGGGTGTTGCGGTTTATGATGCCAACAACAAACTGACTGCCTTCAACAATCAATTCCCCAAAATTTTCGGCATACCAGAAAAATTAATGTGTGTCGGCATGGACCGTGAGGAAATTCTCACCTACCGCACCACACACGGGCTGAGCAATCGGGAGAACCCGCAAACCCAGCTTACGGACCGCAACCACCGCATCCAGGAATATTCACTTGCCGATGGCACAACCTATATATACGAGCGCATCCCCACCAACGACGGCGGGAACATCCTGACGGCAACCGACATCACCGAACTGAAAGCCACCGAAGAACGCTTGAATCAAGCCCAGAAAATGGAAGTCGTCGGTCAATTGACCGGTGGCATTGCCCATGACTTCAACAACATTTTAGCGATCATTGTTGGCAATCTGGAACTCTGTCAGGAAATCATGCTGGCAGACCCCAAAAGCACGGTTATTCCAGACAGAATGGAAGCCATCGCCCAGGCCAGCAAGCGCGGGGCCGAATTAACCCAGCGGTTGCTGGCTTTTTCACGGCGCCAAAGCCTTCAGCCCCAAACCATCAATATTGGCCAATCCATTGCCGATATGGCGGATCTCATCCGACGTACCCTTGGCGAAACCATCGACGTGCGCATTTCTGCAGTGCCCGACCTTTCAGACTGCACCATTGATCCCGGCCAGTTTGAAAATGCCCTTCTCAACCTTGCTATCAATGCCCGCGATGCCATGGGTGATGGCGGCACCCTGACCATCACAACATCGAACACCTATCTTCACGCCACCGATGGGGATGACATGGAAGAATCACCGCCCGGTGATTATGTCATGGTCCGCATTGCCGATACCGGTAGTGGCATCCCCCCCGACATTATCGAACACGTCATAGAGCCATTCTTTACAACCAAGGAGGTGGGAAAGGGTTCCGGCCTTGGCCTCTCCATGGTTTATGGTTTCATCCGACAATCCTACGGTCGCATGACCTTGGAAAGCCCCCCGGGTAAAGGCACCATCATCACTATTTACCTCCCCTCCATGAACGAACAACCAATAGAAGCTGAAGCAGCCAAATCAATGCCAGCGATCCCCACATCGCGTGGCGAAAGCATCTTGGTGGTCGAAGATGATCCCCATGTCCAACAAATGACCATCAACATGCTTGAAAGCCTTGGCTACAAAACGACCACCGCCAATGATGGCCTGGAGGCCATAAAATGTCTGGAAACAGGCCCGGCCCCAGACCTTTTGTTTACCGATGTTGTATTACCCAAAGGCATCAACGGCATCGAAGTCGCAAAGCACGCGCGGCGTCTCTTGCCTGAAATTAAGGTGCTCTACACTTCTGGCTACCCCGAAGGCATGAACCCCGTTGAAGATACCGTTCAACCCGGGATCACGTTGCTGCCAAAACCTTATCTAAGGCAAGACCTGGCAAAAACCCTGCGGACGCTTCTGGACTGA
- a CDS encoding PAS domain S-box protein, producing MLAWPGGTLVTRKIDQHQNSGPGYKSDQVNEGQILAIFAQSSIGMSIRYDGTRKFICNPAAEQMLGYSCEELNKISVRSVIHPDDQEPNATLHNLLRKGEIDNYKDIRRLRCKDGHYIWVINEAFAFYNDAGALNFILYTNQDITALKQAEEEAEQKTILMETTIETMAQGYLVCDADMKIVRYNVQFEELFSYPPGFLSPGMPFKETVDFRAKRGDYNERYADQTGDLNGIIMRRLDESSIKTERSAEHTLPTGRRYIHHRKSMPDGGCVTTYTDITKFKKTEREAAEKLPCWKPSSTIWPRVLRFMMPTTN from the coding sequence GTGTTGGCATGGCCGGGCGGCACATTGGTAACGCGCAAAATCGATCAACACCAAAATTCAGGCCCGGGCTATAAATCGGATCAGGTCAACGAAGGGCAAATTCTTGCCATCTTCGCGCAAAGCTCTATCGGCATGTCCATCCGTTACGATGGCACTCGAAAATTCATCTGCAATCCTGCCGCTGAACAAATGCTTGGTTATTCTTGTGAAGAACTAAATAAAATTTCAGTCAGATCCGTCATCCATCCCGATGATCAGGAACCCAATGCGACCCTGCACAATCTCTTGAGAAAAGGGGAGATCGATAATTATAAAGATATTCGACGACTTAGATGCAAGGACGGGCATTACATCTGGGTCATCAATGAAGCATTTGCCTTTTACAATGATGCAGGGGCGCTAAACTTCATACTCTACACCAATCAGGACATCACTGCCCTGAAACAGGCCGAAGAAGAAGCCGAACAAAAAACCATCCTGATGGAAACCACCATCGAAACCATGGCGCAGGGCTATTTGGTATGCGATGCCGACATGAAAATTGTCCGCTACAACGTGCAATTCGAAGAACTGTTTTCCTATCCCCCTGGGTTCTTGTCCCCCGGCATGCCCTTCAAGGAGACCGTCGATTTTCGTGCCAAACGCGGTGATTACAACGAACGCTATGCTGACCAGACTGGTGATCTGAACGGGATCATCATGCGGCGTCTTGATGAATCTTCCATCAAAACCGAACGCTCCGCTGAACACACATTGCCAACGGGACGGCGTTATATCCACCACCGCAAATCCATGCCTGACGGCGGCTGCGTCACCACCTATACCGATATCACCAAATTCAAAAAAACCGAACGCGAAGCGGCGGAAAAACTGCCATGCTGGAAGCCATCTTCGACAATATGGCCCAGGGTGTTGCGGTTTATGATGCCAACAACAAACTGA
- a CDS encoding amidohydrolase family protein yields MRNGYKVFDADTHIRPSAESLRPYLSEKLLSTIPDLEDHRVEIHTGDAGEKREAPYRHWYRFNRSAGWSSSTPRILGEAAPRDGAKRHFQTFMGSTFPTEGGGDFSPEVRLADMDTEGVDAHFIVHASNIGYPDPEMDMEFIYAQHRFLNDFCETDSSRLKSCIIINPMSIEGSVNEIKRWGKTDWAVAVQPKLPLDYPLDHPDLHPIWAAAQEHGLSVIHHSLAMGYPGYRDLWENPFLGRCASHPWAAMRAIASFFGGGLMERFPELRYAVLESGFGWLPFWARRMDDQVTYVGHVSEDLTKKISDYLTGGRFFAAIEQHEGADMAKICNDLMGDHILMFGSDYPHAESRFPESVDQVLAWEDTIGKEAMQKLLWDNPVNFFGKP; encoded by the coding sequence ATGCGTAATGGTTATAAGGTGTTTGATGCGGATACCCATATCAGGCCATCGGCAGAATCACTTCGGCCTTATTTGTCGGAAAAGCTGTTAAGCACCATTCCAGATTTGGAAGATCATCGCGTAGAAATTCATACCGGTGATGCAGGTGAAAAAAGAGAGGCCCCCTACCGACACTGGTATCGTTTTAATCGCAGCGCAGGCTGGAGCAGTTCAACGCCCCGCATTTTGGGCGAAGCCGCACCGCGGGACGGGGCCAAGCGTCATTTTCAGACCTTTATGGGAAGCACGTTTCCTACCGAAGGGGGGGGGGATTTTTCCCCCGAAGTGCGCCTTGCCGACATGGATACCGAAGGGGTTGATGCCCATTTTATTGTGCATGCCAGCAACATCGGCTATCCGGACCCGGAAATGGACATGGAATTTATTTATGCCCAGCATCGGTTCTTGAATGATTTCTGTGAAACTGATTCATCGCGCTTGAAAAGCTGCATCATCATCAATCCAATGTCGATTGAAGGATCGGTCAACGAGATCAAACGCTGGGGCAAGACGGATTGGGCCGTGGCCGTGCAACCTAAATTGCCCCTTGATTATCCTCTGGATCATCCAGATTTGCACCCCATCTGGGCCGCTGCTCAGGAACATGGGCTTAGTGTCATTCATCACAGTTTGGCAATGGGCTACCCGGGCTATCGAGATCTTTGGGAAAACCCTTTCCTGGGCCGTTGTGCAAGCCACCCATGGGCTGCCATGCGGGCGATTGCGTCCTTCTTCGGGGGTGGTTTGATGGAACGCTTCCCTGAACTGCGTTACGCCGTTTTGGAATCCGGTTTTGGCTGGCTGCCATTTTGGGCCCGTCGCATGGATGATCAGGTTACGTATGTGGGACACGTGTCAGAAGATTTGACCAAGAAAATCAGCGACTATCTGACAGGCGGACGGTTTTTTGCGGCCATTGAGCAGCACGAAGGTGCTGACATGGCAAAAATTTGCAACGATTTGATGGGCGATCATATCTTGATGTTCGGGTCTGATTACCCCCACGCAGAATCACGTTTTCCAGAATCCGTCGATCAGGTCTTGGCCTGGGAAGACACCATCGGAAAAGAAGCCATGCAAAAATTGTTGTGGGATAATCCGGTCAACTTTTTCGGAAAGCCGTAA
- a CDS encoding tripartite tricarboxylate transporter permease has translation MDAVFAGFALLGSQAYWLAFLTAVAMAAVAGLVPGLSASLLMALAVPFIVFNIQDPVIGIAMLATITAVEEMLDVLPIVAMGHPGGGQVTFLEARPLSSRGQAARVLGFVYMVSAIGGLIGAVALLLVMPIIKPFILQFSFAEIGAVGVFGVAMVGALSRGAMVKGILAAALGMLLSTVGLSVFTGEERFTFDSLQLSQGLPIIATAIGLFALPEMFDLMLTRKPIATRAGNLKTSEVFKGARLALKYWRLVIRHSLIGVFLGAIPGVGSRVVSWLSYGIGISMSKNRAHFGKGSYKGLVFSESVQSAKEGGQAIPTLALGLPGGQSWVFVLVAMLAYGVSPGPQMLTQHGDIVTLIVVSLVLGNVALAIIGMLWSGHLAKLTRVPYPLLGAAILPMALLAAFQETRHWTALPIVFGFAILGLVMKQCRWPRPPLILGFILGGIIEENLLSAISLYGIGGVLSRPLTIFLLLMAVAMGVFFTRLKTTTDEPAPSANDAARVPWRWSWLNMIPVFFMVVAAWFMWTATSYEAKASSFPFGLGVLIMVLAGIQFVLQGWQRGESEILDLGMLSTGADNRGRYIALLLGLIAVFFFISVLVGLQYGAIGLATLAPAALMTGRRPWAWGALTGGIIAAVVIGFFDNVMYVIWPEPILGTWLLALLS, from the coding sequence ATGGACGCTGTCTTTGCCGGTTTTGCGCTTCTTGGCTCTCAGGCCTACTGGCTCGCATTTCTGACCGCTGTTGCCATGGCGGCGGTCGCGGGTCTTGTGCCCGGCTTGTCTGCGAGCTTGTTGATGGCACTGGCCGTGCCGTTCATCGTTTTCAACATCCAGGACCCGGTCATCGGCATTGCCATGTTGGCAACCATCACGGCCGTGGAAGAAATGCTCGACGTACTGCCCATCGTCGCCATGGGCCATCCCGGCGGCGGACAGGTTACCTTTCTTGAAGCGCGCCCCTTGTCATCGCGGGGCCAAGCTGCGCGTGTTTTAGGCTTTGTTTATATGGTTTCGGCCATTGGTGGGCTTATTGGTGCGGTCGCGTTGCTTTTGGTGATGCCGATCATCAAGCCGTTTATCTTGCAGTTTTCTTTTGCTGAAATCGGCGCCGTTGGCGTGTTTGGGGTTGCCATGGTCGGGGCGCTGTCGCGCGGTGCCATGGTAAAGGGCATTCTGGCAGCGGCCCTTGGCATGCTTTTATCGACCGTTGGCCTATCGGTTTTCACCGGAGAAGAACGGTTCACCTTCGACTCTTTACAGCTGAGCCAGGGCTTGCCAATCATCGCCACCGCCATTGGCCTGTTTGCATTGCCAGAAATGTTTGACCTGATGCTGACCCGCAAGCCCATTGCCACGCGCGCGGGCAACTTGAAAACGTCCGAAGTCTTCAAAGGGGCGAGACTGGCCCTAAAATACTGGCGGCTGGTGATCCGCCATTCATTGATTGGTGTTTTCTTAGGTGCCATCCCCGGGGTCGGTTCCAGGGTTGTGTCGTGGCTGTCTTATGGCATTGGTATATCCATGTCCAAAAACCGCGCCCATTTCGGCAAGGGGTCCTACAAAGGGCTGGTTTTCTCAGAATCTGTGCAAAGCGCCAAGGAAGGGGGACAAGCCATCCCTACCCTGGCGCTCGGCCTGCCCGGTGGGCAAAGCTGGGTCTTTGTGCTGGTCGCCATGCTCGCCTATGGCGTGTCGCCGGGGCCACAAATGTTAACCCAGCATGGCGACATCGTCACCTTGATCGTTGTCAGTCTGGTGTTGGGAAATGTTGCGCTCGCCATCATTGGCATGTTGTGGTCAGGCCATCTGGCCAAGCTGACACGGGTGCCCTATCCGTTGCTTGGTGCCGCCATTCTTCCCATGGCATTGTTGGCAGCATTCCAGGAAACGCGGCATTGGACAGCGCTGCCCATTGTCTTTGGTTTCGCCATATTAGGGCTGGTGATGAAACAATGTCGCTGGCCGCGCCCGCCGCTGATCCTGGGCTTCATCCTTGGGGGCATTATTGAAGAAAACCTGCTGTCGGCAATTTCGCTTTACGGCATCGGCGGCGTTCTTTCTCGCCCCCTCACCATTTTCTTGTTGTTGATGGCGGTGGCCATGGGGGTCTTTTTCACCCGGTTAAAAACCACCACAGATGAGCCCGCCCCCAGCGCAAACGATGCGGCACGCGTGCCATGGCGCTGGAGCTGGCTGAATATGATCCCGGTCTTTTTCATGGTGGTGGCCGCGTGGTTCATGTGGACGGCCACAAGCTATGAAGCCAAGGCATCAAGCTTTCCCTTTGGGCTTGGCGTTTTGATTATGGTTTTGGCGGGAATTCAGTTTGTGCTGCAGGGTTGGCAACGCGGTGAAAGCGAGATTCTTGACCTTGGCATGTTAAGCACCGGCGCCGATAATCGTGGACGTTATATTGCCCTTCTTCTGGGCCTGATCGCCGTGTTCTTTTTCATCTCAGTGCTGGTTGGGCTTCAATATGGGGCCATCGGACTTGCCACATTGGCCCCAGCGGCACTGATGACCGGTCGCAGGCCCTGGGCCTGGGGGGCGTTAACCGGTGGTATTATCGCCGCCGTCGTGATCGGCTTTTTCGATAACGTCATGTATGTCATCTGGCCAGAACCCATATTGGGGACATGGCTGCTGGCCCTGCTGAGCTAG